Proteins from one Impatiens glandulifera chromosome 2, dImpGla2.1, whole genome shotgun sequence genomic window:
- the LOC124925337 gene encoding uncharacterized membrane protein At1g75140-like, whose amino-acid sequence MAVSLTGMLFSYFFFYALTFSTVLAVLGSDPVIIPPLNTNTTELNSTEVLNRQQVQLDKLESIVRNLSQLVSRLESNSGETPTKIVPPGVSDGYPYPEIVRSYNNDQSTQSTQSVEKIRVVDGNPPGAVSVTRHNPFWSERFQFVSAVKLNSNATCINILPFKDFDGLSKYIAVGNELGKVYVILRNGEVLIDFNTTSDSPVTSMLSYISVGKNETVLITGHKNGLIHVHRVFEASTVEEWSSLSMNNVAKFDSPPEIVDGGMEINMLELHYVGRTKYILSTDVSGTIRVFRENGTVYGLAVPTSKPLAFLKQRLLFLTETGAGSIDLRSMKIKENECEGLNYSSPAVSYTFDSTDRSKAYGLTTDGDLIHIMLLGDVLNFKCRARVSKRKIDTIKPIALQAIRGYLLVVNPDKVFVYNISSQHYVRSGGLRLLFAAGIDEVRYSFPHFDINDTRNSIPLIASDREKMIVLSLGGGYVGTFRSNLPVAKPESNTILWTSPILFFVLFLFAAWYCFAKKKEALTSWGPDDPFTTTPLSFPDSTSSTRGEGGGGIRGGSSRRFASPTRFSSGTVSPFRSGSGENGSRPGPVTANEPNLGPRAGELKFRGANMETSGLQKRRESLYGHNPVAENKD is encoded by the coding sequence ATGGCAGTTTCCCTAACAGGCATGTTATTCTCTTACTTCTTCTTCTACGCACTTACTTTTTCTACCGTTTTAGCTGTTTTAGGATCGGATCCAGTAATAATTCCTCCATTGAATACGAACACAACCGAACTTAATTCCACCGAGGTTTTGAATCGGCAACAAGTTCAATTGGATAAGTTAGAATCGATAGTGAGAAATCTTAGTCAGTTAGTGTCTAGGTTAGAGTCGAACTCTGGAGAAACTCCTACGAAGATTGTTCCTCCTGGAGTTTCGGATGGATATCCGTATCCAGAAATAGTTAGATCGTATAACAATGATCAATCTACTCAATCGACTCAATCGGTTGAGAAAATTAGAGTTGTAGATGGAAATCCACCCGGTGCTGTATCGGTTACTAGACATAATCCGTTTTGGTCTGAGAGATTTCAATTTGTATCTGCTGTTAAGTTGAATTCAAATGCTACATGTATTAACATATTGCCGTTTAAGGATTTTGATGGATTGAGTAAGTATATTGCTGTTGGGAATGAATTAGGGAAAGTTTATGTGATTCTTAGAAACGGTGAAGTTTTGATAGATTTCAATACAACTTCTGATTCGCCTGTTACTTCTATGTTATCTTACATATCTGTTGGTAAGAACGAAACTGTTTTGATCACTGGCCATAAGAATGGCTTGATTCATGTTCATAGAGTGTTTGAGGCTTCGACGGTGGAGGAATGGAGTTCGTTGTCGATGAATAATGTCGCGAAATTCGATTCTCCTCCTGAAATTGTGGATGGTGGGATGGAGATTAACATGTTGGAATTGCATTATGTTGGGAGAACTAAGTATATTTTGTCTACTGATGTTAGTGGGACGATTAGAGTGTTTAGGGAAAATGGAACGGTTTATGGATTAGCTGTTCCTACTAGTAAACCTCTAGCATTCTTGAAACAAAGGCTTTTGTTCTTGACTGAAACCGGGGCTGGCTCGATCGATTTAAGATCCATGAAGATTAAGGAGAACGAATGCGAAGGATTGAACTATTCTTCTCCCGCGGTATCCTACACATTCGATTCAACCGATCGGTCGAAAGCTTACGGATTAACCACCGACGGAGATTTGATCCACATTATGTTATTAGGCGACGTTTTGAACTTCAAATGTCGAGCTAGGGTTTCAAAGAGGAAAATTGATACGATAAAGCCGATCGCGTTACAAGCAATCCGAGGCTATTTGCTCGTGGTGAATCCCGATAAGGTGTTCGTTTACAACATTTCGTCTCAACATTACGTTAGGTCGGGTGGGCTGCGCTTACTTTTCGCGGCGGGGATCGATGAGGTACGATACTCGTTTCCTCATTTCGATATTAACGATACTAGGAATTCAATCCCTTTAATCGCTAGCGATCGCGAAAAGATGATCGTTTTGAGTCTAGGTGGCGGTTATGTTGGGACGTTTAGGTCGAACCTTCCGGTGGCTAAACCGGAGTCGAATACTATTCTTTGGACGAGCCCAATTTTATTCTTCGTTCTTTTCTTGTTCGCGGCTTGGTATTGTTTCGCGAAGAAGAAAGAAGCGCTTACTTCGTGGGGACCGGACGATCCTTTTACGACAACACCATTAAGTTTCCCGGATTCGACTTCTTCTACAAGAggtgaaggaggaggaggaataAGAGGTGGTTCGTCGAGAAGGTTTGCATCTCCTACTAGGTTTTCGAGTGGGACAGTTAGTCCTTTTAGGTCTGGCTCGGGTGAGAATGGTTCAAGGCCTGGTCCGGTTACCGCAAATGAACCTAACTTGGGGCCGAGGGCGGGTGAATTGAAATTTCGTGGGGCGAATATGGAGACTTCGGGTTTGCAGAAAAGAAGGGAGAGTTTGTATGGGCATAATCCGGTTGCAGAGAACAAAGATTGA
- the LOC124925339 gene encoding zinc finger protein GAI-ASSOCIATED FACTOR 1-like: MAARENEEGSTSMVKKKRNLPGMPDPEAEVIALSPKTLLATNRFVCEICNKGFQRDQNLQLHRRGHNLPWKLRQRTNNEIRKKVYVCPESSCIHHDPKRALGDLTGIKKHFCRKHGEKKWTCERCSKKYAVQSDWKAHMKICGTKEYRCDCGTLFSRRDSFITHRAFCDALAHENSQTVPPPPVPSPAPAPATATAPATAPAASSSSSPPPPPLTPPSTNVLSPVLSIQSSDAPDQTQIPLVPEPEPAPALALTSSSHQDVNASAIYAQFNPAVAPPPLPSPSSFEEMFCDVVVNTTNRSNTQIELPVSLSLSPTFQFISNGASSSLFRNIPDQNRHSGRCYIQAPATHQPAAMSATALLQKAAQMGSTVSSSSFLCGLGFGNRSTPSENQIELIDSQRPNNHNNIIYAIPKTETDLILPSSAAGGGTFSFNGNGPTTLDLLGLGIGVGVGVGVGVGGGGGGGGEASRGFSALMTSMNGGLSSSGIGLDVAGGNGSGFRGVESGDHHEGWKGNGASEMKSYFE, from the exons ATGGCGGCTCGTGAAAATGAAGAAGGAAGTACATCGATGGTGAAGAAGAAGCGAAATCTACCTGGAATGCCTG ATCCGGAGGCAGAGGTGATTGCGTTATCGCCGAAGACTTTGTTAGCGACGAACAGATTCGTATGTGAGATCTGTAACAAAGGATTTCAGCGTGATCAGAACTTACAACTTCATCGACGAGGACATAACTTACCTTGGAAGCTCCGGCAACGTACGAACAATGAAATCAGGAAGAAAGTGTACGTGTGTCCTGAATCGAGTTGTATTCATCACGATCCGAAACGAGCACTTGGAGATCTGACTGGAATTAAGAAACACTTCTGCCGTAAACACGGCGAGAAGAAATGGACCTGTGAGAGATGCTCGAAGAAATACGCTGTTCAATCTGATTGGAAAGCACATATGAAAATCTGCGGCACTAAGGAGTATCGATGCGACTGCGGAACTCTATTTTCTAG GAGAGACAGTTTCATCACTCACAGAGCTTTCTGCGATGCTTTGGCTCATGAGAATTCACAAACCGTTCCTCCGCCTCCGGTTCCGTCtccggcgccggcgccggcaACGGCAACTGCACCGGCAACTGCACCGGCGGCTTCTTCATCATCCAGTCCTCCACCGCCGCCTCTTACTCCTCCTTCTACCAATGTTCTATCTCCAGTACTGTCAATTCAAAGCTCAG ATGCGCCAGACCAAACTCAAATCCCTCTTGTTCCGGAGCCGGAGCCGGCGCCGGCGCTGGCCTTGACCTCATCTTCACATCAAGATGTGAATGCCTCTGCTATCTATGCTCAATTTAATCCGGCGGTGGCACCACCGCCTCTCCCGTCGCCGTCATCATTCGAGGAGATGTTTTGTGATGTGGTTGTGAACACTACTAATCGAAGCAATACCCAGATAGAATTACCTGTATCTCTGTCTCTATCACCAACCTTTCAATTCATTAGTAATGGTGCAAGTTCGTCTCTATTCAGAAACATACCCGATCAGAACCGTCACTCCGGGAGGTGTTACATTCAAGCTCCGGCGACTCACCAACCTGCAGCAATGTCAGCCACTGCTTTACTACAAAAAGCAGCTCAAATGGGATCAACCGTATCAAGTTCCTCCTTTCTTTGTGGGCTTGGGTTTGGCAATCGATCAACCCCATCTGAGAATCAGATCGAACTCATCGATTCACAAAGACCCAATAAtcataataacattatttatgcCATCCCGAAAACAGAAACCGATCTGATTCTTCCCTCCTCCGCCGCCGGCGGAGGAACCTTCTCATTCAATGGAAATGGGCCGACAACTCTTGAtcttctcggactcggaattGGCGTCGGTGTTGGTGTTGGTGTTGGtgttggtggtggtggtggtggtggtggggaAGCGAGTCGTGGGTTTTCTGCGTTGATGACATCGATGAATGGGGGTTTAAGCAGTAGTGGTATTGGTCTTGACGTCGCCGGCGGTAATGGTTCTGGTTTCCGGGGAGTGGAGTCCGGCGATCATCATGAAGGTTGGAAAGGTAATGGTGCATCTGAAATGAAGTCTTATTTTGAATAA
- the LOC124925340 gene encoding uncharacterized protein LOC124925340, producing MRTLCPNFNNEDGLETVLEVPVPDEMFSDIGCNAAMRWKNMRAWMKKPQTSNGGENTGSNSNDHFMLLLKLVGSPLIPLHVQTCNTLTTPINNGCIEASTAKYIVQQYLAAMGGLTALNSVNSMYAIGQLKMVSSDIQQANGDDTLDTKRGTNVELGGFVLWQKNPDFWFLELVVSGCKISAGCDGKVAWSQSSTHPSQASKGPPKPLRRLFQGLDPRSTASLFLSAVCIGEKSINNEECFILKLEISPDILSIQSTPNTEIVHHRIWGCFSQRTGLLIQFEDTKLVRMKNTSSSSSAAATNDENIYWETNIESTLEDYRCIDGINIAHGGRTSATIYRYGRSLNHRAKIDETWRIEEVDFNITGLSLDCFLPPADLFKSEILVEDDEPAIII from the exons ATGAGGACATTGTGTCCGAATTTCAACAATGAAGATGGTCTCGAGACGGTATTGGAGGTGCCCGTCCCGGATGAAATGTTTAGCGACATTGGATGCAATGCCGCCATGCGATGGAAGAATATGCGGGCATGGATGAAGAAGCCTCAAACATCAAACGGAGGCGAAAACACCGGTTCTAACAGTAACGATCATTTCATGCTTCTCTTGAAACTCGTCGGTTCCCCTCTCATACCTTTGCATGTCCAGACTTGTAATACATTGACAACGCCAATTAACAATGGTTGCATT GAAGCATCAACAGCCAAATACATAGTACAACAATACTTAGCCGCAATGGGTGGATTAACCGCCCTAAACTCGGTCAACAGCATGTATGCAATCGGACAACTAAAAATGGTTTCATCGGACATTCAACAAGCTAACGGGGACGATACCCTAGACACCAAACGAGGAACAAACGTTGAACTCGGCGGTTTTGTACTTTGGCAAAAGAACCCCGACTTTTGGTTCTTAGAACTTGTCGTCTCCGGTTGCAAAATAAGTGCTGGATGCGACGGTAAAGTCGCTTGGAGTCAATCTTCTACGCACCCTTCTCAAGCCTCTAAAGGCCCTCCAAAACCCCTTCGACGTCTCTTTCAG GGTTTAGATCCAAGATCAACAGCAAGCCTGTTCTTGAGCGCAGTATGCATAGGAGAAAAAAGCATAAACAATGAAGAGTGTTTCATCCTCAAACTGGAAATCTCGCCCGACATTCTAAGCATTCAGAGCACTCCAAACACCGAAATCGTCCATCATAGGATCTGGGGTTGTTTCAGCCAACGAACCGGTCTTCTAATTCAATTTGAAGATACAAAACTAGTTCGCATGAAAAAcacttcctcctcctcctctgcCGCCGCGACAAATGACGAAAACATCTATTGGGAAACCAACATTGAATCAACCTTAGAGGATTACAG ATGTATTGATGGAATTAACATTGCACATGGAGGAAGAACAAGTGCGACGATTTATCGATATGGGCGGTCGTTAAATCATCGAGCGAAGATTGATGAAACATGGCGGATTGAAGAGGTTGATTTTAATATAACTGGATTGTCTTTAGATTGTTTTTTGCCGCCGGCGGATCTTTTCAAAAGTGAGATATTGGTGGAAGATGATGAGCctgcaataataatataa
- the LOC124926283 gene encoding protein ESSENTIAL FOR POTEXVIRUS ACCUMULATION 1-like, with product MAEKTDFHSLNPQISKDVHGSDNSMPLSPQWLLPKPGENKAANATVDNHVGQYQGHVAHADVKKTSLNGDEAHEALKKKNVFRPTVFEVGYGRGDRWRDEERDTNTPGRKDRWRETDKELVDPRKVDRWGDNNNPSAKQHYGESRRNPPERWTDSTNKETNYEHRRESKWNTSWGPGDKDTDNSNEKSSDSGIDKGLSHHIDDKKDLDHNQPWRSSSVHGRGTITPSKQGPNFSYGRGRGDNSFSHGRGRVGSIGTTVNREEDHPSLVRYSRNRLLDVYRMTDMNSRPKLLDGGVPIASLTQEEPIGPLALCTPTSDELAILKGIGNGDIVSSGEPQISKDGSTGRNSNDPVQARQVKFGSREDSTIPSDDNKGDMIDSSNASREVSGDSYGRGVSNNRPMAMWRSPSIGERSNPVLNDRVEKPTDIRPQTLRDPSNEWTRGSADSSHSREQPKWQVNDGSNMRRQTSFVLDMEHEARRQPQISPEDLKFYYKDPQGAIQGPFAGSDIIGWFEAGYFGIDLLVRVANAPPDSPFLLLGDAMPHLRAKARPPPGFASPKPNEATDTQGSLNLSGYEKLHASSNAMDIMKNEQRYRPGEAENRFLESLMSGNPNASPHEKFAFHEGIQGMNFERQKSLPNSYPYRPPGRDASLLPHNSDLNPDTINPHTMPLSSITDTSRSQPLSQNMLSTLQGLQDRAPPSFNNTGVSGWPNLPVQSGLDHAQNFPSQAPFGFQQQRMLPQNQPSLTSLLPPNIDIPSALVNAENLLSSGLTQDQQMLNLLLLQQLHSQSPVAPQQISLLDKLMLLKQQQKQEEQQQLLRQQQQLLSQILSDRRVNQQHYNEQQPYGELQSNLQIGSHIPVTNMEVQPPPNNVAIGSSLSQNINHSVGSGSSTHLPHQIFEQTVPEKNWDSALPTPSVADVVNVSYELPPENFYNIHEPAIAAISDEKSVGGLKSVSDNKDEAVKELVEETQVTKVQQNYADDSSVNELKTAEARKTSEKKSRKQKSSKVQQSSSDQTKGISKATLQQSKSLDNGAVSSISADNNAQETTVKAMDPKYVKDPLSENLEAKGEPSLFESDVPTIVQQQSVTRAWRPAPGFRPKSLLEIQEEEQRNAQMAIETMDSSASATAATSHGFSTPWAGLLANSDIKTDGVSTDFPDLGISENKKGRKSQLHDLLSGGEAPHNNNTRPTTVIQSDLVDDGEFIEAKDTKKGRKKSAKAKNGAKASVPIASADVSIGDRTKTTRQTELEKEVLPAVPSGPSLGDFVLWKGGESASTTVAPAWSTDTGKASKPTSLRDILREQEKKGSSAHHQIPIPTPQKALPTQVNLGSNPSWSASATSSAKAASPIPMVARSPAKSKLKGDDDLFWGPLDQPKQETKNMDFPMLASQDSFGTKNVPGKGGVSAVGSLSRQKSASKRPSDSRLSSPPSFSPSLKGKTDAMSKHSEAMGFKDWCERESTRLLGSKDTSFLEFCSKQSKSEAKVFLVENLGAIDRNHEFIDRFINYMELLPSDVLEMAFQSQNNSKKAAGGGFSGVEMKSGNATIVDSDNGGTTTAGGGGGKKKGKKGKKVSASVLGFNVVSNRIMMGEIQNVED from the exons ATGGCGGAAAAGACTGATTTTCACTCCCTTAACCCCCAGATCTCCAAAG ATGTGCATGGAAGTGACAATTCAATGCCACTTTCACCACAGTGGCTTCTTCCTAAGCCAGGGGAGAACAAGGCTGCAAATGCTACTGTG GATAATCATGTAGGCCAGTATCAAGGGCATGTGGCTCATGCAGATGTCAAAAAGACATCTTTGAATGGTGACGAAGCACATGAGGCtctcaagaaaaaaaatgttttcaggCCAACAGTGTTTGAGGTGGGATACGGTCGCGGTGATCGCTGGCGCGATGAGGAAAGAGACACAAACACGCCTGGTCGCAAGGATCGCTGGAGAGAGACAGATAAAGAACTTGTCGATCCTCGTAAGGTGGATAGATGGGGGGATAATAACAATCCTTCAGCAAAACAGCACTATGGGGAATCACGCCGAAATCCGCCAGAGCGATGGACTGACTCGACTAACAAAGAAACCAACTACGAGCATCGTCGTGAGAGCAAATGGAACACAAGCTGGGGCCCTGGCGATAAGGATACTGACAATTCAAATGAAAAGTCATCAGACTCTGGAATTGACAAAGGTTTGTCTCATCATATAGATGATAAGAAGGATTTGGACCATAATCAACCATGGAGGTCTAGTAGTGTTCATGGTCGAGGGACCATAACACCAAGCAAACAAGGCCCTAATTTTTCTTATGGAAGGGGTCGTGGAGATAATTCATTTTCTCATGGACGAGGAAGGGTTGGCTCTATTGGAACTACTGTGAATAGGGAAGAAGACCACCCTTCACTGGTTCGATATAGTAGAAACAGACTTCTCGATGTTTATCGAATGACAGACATGAATTCTCGCCCtaaattattagatggtggtGTTCCAATTGCTTCTCTGACTCAGGAAGAGCCTATAGGCCCTCTTGCCCTATGCACACCTACTTCTGATGAATTG GCTATTCTGAAGGGTATTGGCAATGGTGATATAGTAAGTAGTGGTGAACCACAGATATCTAAAGATGGGTCCACTGGGAGAAATTCAAATGATCCTGTGCAAGCAAGACAAGTGAAATTTG GTAGCagagaagattcgaccattccTAGTGATGATAACAAGGGTGACATGATTGATTCTTCAAATG CGTCAAGAGAGGTCAGTGGAGATTCCTATGGGCGGGGAGTTTCTAATAATCGTCCTATGGCAATGTGGCGATCTCCATCAATCGGGGAGCGTTCTAATCCAGTTTTGAATGATAGGGTGGAGAAGCCTACTGATATTAGGCCGCAGACACTGAGAGACCCGAGCAATGAGTGGACAAGGGGTTCAGCTGATTCATCACATTCCAGAGAGCAGCCAAAATGGCAGGTCAATGACGGCTCAAATATGAGAAGGCAGACATCTTTTGTGCTTGATATGGAGCATGAAGCTCGAAGACAACCACAAATTTCTCCAGAAGACCTTAAATTCTATTACAAAGATCCTCAAGGTGCAATTCAAGGCCCTTTTGCTGGAAGTGACATAATTGGATGGTTTGAGGCTGGATACTTTGGTATTGATTTGCTTGTCCGAGTTGCAAATGCACCACCCGACTCACCATTTCTGTTGCTTGGGGATGCTATGCCACATTTAAGAGCTAAAGCTCGACCTCCTCCTGGATTTGCTTCACCGAAACCGAATGAGGCTACTGACACACAAGGTAGTTTGAACTTGAGCGGTTATGAGAAGCTTCATGCAAGTTCAAATGCTATGGATATAATGAAGAATGAGCAGAGATACAGGCCAGGAGAAGCTGAAAATAGGTTTCTGGAGTCCCTAATGTCTGGTAACCCAAATGCATCACCTCATGAAAAATTTGCTTTCCATGAAG GTATTCAGGGAATGAATTTTGAAAGACAAAAGTCGCTGCCTAATTCTTACCCATATAGGCCGCCCGGGAGAGATGCATCTTTACTGCCTCATAATTCCGATCTTAACCCAGACACCATAAATCCACACACAATGCCCTTGTCTTCAATAACTGATACCTCTCGTTCACAGCCTCTCTCACAAAACATGTTATCAACTTTGCAAGGCTTGCAAGATCGTGCTCCCCCTAGCTTTAATAATACCGGAGTCAGTGGGTGGCCAAATCTCCCAGTCCAGTCTGGGCTGGATCATGCTCAGAATTTCCCCTCCCAGGCTCCGTTTGGTTTTCAGCAACAGAGGATGCTGCCTCAGAATCAGCCGTCTTTAACAAGCTTACTTCCTCCTAATATCGATATTCCATCTGCTCTAGTGAATGCTGAAAATTTACTCTCGTCTGGCCTTACGCAAGATCAACAAATGCTGAATCTTTTGCTGCTGCAGCAGTTACATTCTCAGTCTCCAGTTGCTCCTCAGCAAATATCACTGTTGGATAAGCTCATGTTGCTTAAGCAACAGCAAAAGCAGGAGGAGCAGCAGCAACTCTTAAGACAGCAGCAGCAACTTCTATCACAGATACTATCAGACCGTCGCGTTAACCAACAACATTATAACGAGCAACAGCCTTATGGAGAGTTGCAATCGAACCTTCAAATTGGTTCACATATACCAGTTACAAACATGGAAGTACAACCACCTCCTAACAATGTTGCTATTGGTTCCAGTTTATCCCAGAATATCAATCATAGTGTTGGATCTGGATCTTCTACACATTTGCCTCATCAGATATTTGAACAGACTGTACCAGAGAAAAACTGGGATTCTGCCTTACCCACTCCCAGTGTGGCTGATGTGGTCAACGTGTCATATGAGCTTCCACCAGAAAACTTCTATAATATTCACGAACCTGCCATCGCTGCAATCTCCGATGAAAAATCTGTTGGTGGACTAAAGTCCGTGTCTGATAATAAAGATGAAGCAGTAAAGGAATTGGTTGAGGAAACACAGGTCACGAAAGTACAGCAGAATTACGCTGATGATTCCTCTGTTAATGAACTGAAAACTGCCGAAGCACGAAAAACttctgagaagaaatccagaaaaCAGAAGTCTTCCAAGGTACAACAATCCTCCAGTGACCAAACTAAAGGCATTTCAAAAGCAACTTTACAGCAATCAAAGTCATTGGACAATGGTGCTGTTTCCAGTATTAGTGCAGACAATAATGCACAAGAAACTACTGTCAAAGCTATGGATCCAAAATATGTCAAAGATCCACTGTCTGAAAATTTGGAGGCTAAGGGTGAGCCCAGTTTGTTTGAATCTGATGTACCGACTATTGTTCAACAACAATCTGTAACAAGGGCTTGGAGGCCTGCACCAGGTTTCAGGCCAAAATCATTATTGGAAATTCAAGAAGAAGAGCAAAGGAATGCACAAATGGCTATTGAAACTATGGATTCTTCTGCATCTGCTACTGCCGCCACCTCTCATGGTTTCTCCACTCCTTGGGCTGGACTACTTGCCAATTCAGATATCAAAACAGATGGAGTTAGTACCGATTTTCCAGACTTAGGAATTTCTGAGAATAAAAAAGGCCGGAAGAGTCAACTGCATGATCTTCTTTCAGGAGGAGAAGCTCCACACAACAACAACACCCGGCCGACAACGGTTATTCAGTCTGATTTGGTTGATGATGGTGAATTTATTGAAGCTAAAGATACTAAGAAGGGTAGAAAGAAATCTGCAAAAGCCAAGAATGGAGCCAAGGCTTCTGTGCCTATTGCATCTGCAGATGTTTCTATCGGTGACAGAACCAAGACCACTCGTCAAACAGAACTAGAGAAGGAAGTCTTACCTGCAGTTCCTTCTGGACCTTCTTTAGGAGACTTTGTTCTCTGGAAAGGAGGAGAGTCTGCCAGCACAACTGTAGCCCCAGCTTGGTCCACTGATACTGGAAAAGCTTCTAAACCCACATCTTTAAGGGACATCCTAAGGGAACAGGAGAAAAAAGGATCTTCTGCTCATCACCAGATTCCAATTCCGACTCCACAAAAAGCCTTGCCAACTCAAGTTAACCTAGGAAGTAACCCTTCATGGTCTGCATCTGCAACTTCTTCAGCAAAAGCTGCATCTCCTATCCCAATGGTGGCCCGTTCTCCTGCTAAATCAAAGCTTAAAGGAGATGATGATTTATTCTGGGGTCCTCTAGATCAACCCAAGCAAGAAACAAAGAA TATGGATTTCCCTATGCTTGCAAGTCAGGATAGTTTTGGAACGAAAAATGTTCCTGGAAAAGGAGGAGTGTCAGCAGTTGGGTCTTTGAGCCGACAGAAAAGTGCAAGCAAACGACCCTCTGATAGTCGTCTTTCATCGCCACCTTCTTTTAGTCCTTCTCTAAAAGGAAAAACAGATGCCATGAGTAAACATTCGG AAGCCATGGGCTTTAAGGATTGGTGTGAAAGGGAATCTACAAGGCTGCTTGGCTCAAAAG ATACAAGTTTTCTGGAATTCTGCTCGAAGCAATCAAAATCAGAGGCCAAGGTGTTTCTGGTAGAGAATCTCGGGGCAATCGATCGCAATCACGAGTTCATTGACAGGTTCATCAACTACATGGAGTTGCTACCATCTGATGTCCTAGAAATGGCCTTCCAAAGTCAGAACAATAGCAAGAAGGCTGCTGGCGGCGGTTTTAGTGGTGTGGAAATGAAGTCTGGTAATGCTACCATTGTGGATTCTGACAATGGAGGCACCACCACCGCTGGTGGCGGCGGAGGGAAGAAGAAAGGGAAGAAGGGAAAGAAAGTGAGCGCGTCGGTTTTGGGATTCAATGTGGTGAGCAACAGGATCATGATGGGAGAGATTCAGAATGTTGAGGATTAG